From Labeo rohita strain BAU-BD-2019 chromosome 18, IGBB_LRoh.1.0, whole genome shotgun sequence, the proteins below share one genomic window:
- the LOC127180637 gene encoding uncharacterized protein LOC127180637 — protein sequence MSESSSGVNTSSESFPKSHSHYSELSDTQTPFSVELTPDSGIVATPLPSSRFRFASWHWLEEHDVRGDQLACPRVREGPGEDEVSVNSEDIFLRGGRRKRREDEGQKWEERLQENWENCVVLNLSYQDLGDPYQLENFIRILRRLIRVERLQLVDNALRDLSSVRLPRCKILNLHRNNLTSIRQLPKVPEIQHLCLSENSISSLGELSLLRSTPLRSLTLKRNPCQFLEDYRSRVFSCLPKLQVLDGIPKLVEDSVPPSSPAASRFCTIL from the exons ATGTCCGAAAG TTCCTCTGGAGTGAACACCAGCAGTGAAAGTTTTCCCAAGTCTCACTCGCACTACTCTGAGTTAAGCGACACACAAACTCCTTTCTCTGTGGAACTGACTCCAGACTCTGGCATTGTTGCCACTCCA TTGCCGTCCAGTCGGTTCAGGTTTGCCTCGTGGCACTGGCTAGAGGAGCATGATGTGCGTGGAGACCAGCTCGCCTGCCCCAGGGTCAGAGAGG GGCCTGGCGAAGACGAGGTGTCCGTTAACAGTGAGGACATATTTCTCAGAGGAGgcaggaggaagaggagggagGATGAAGGACAGAAATGGGAGGAGAGACTCCAGGAGAACTGGGAGAACTGTGTG GTGCTGAACTTGTCTTATCAAGACTTAGGAGATCCATACCAGCTGGAGAACTTCATCCGCATCCTGAGGAGACTGATCCGGGTGGAGCGTCTGCAGCTGGTGGATAACGCACTGAGAGATCTCAGCTCTGTCAGACTGCCAAG aTGTAAAATCCTGAATCTTCACCGGAACAACTTGACGTCTATTCGTCAGCTGCCAAAGGTTCCTGAGATCCAGCACTTGTGCCTGTCTGAAAACAGCATTTCCTCTCTGGGCGAACTGTCCCTGCTGAGGAGCACGCCGCTTCGATCTCTGACCCTCAAACGCAACCCCTGCCAGTTTCTGGAGGACTACCGCTCACG TGTGTTCTCCTGTTTGCCAAAACTCCAAGTTCTGGATGGCATCCCAAAGCTAGTGGAAGATTCCGTGCCTCCCTCTTCACCGGCAGCGTCCAGATTTTGTACCATTCTCTGA